The Komagataeibacter sp. FNDCR2 nucleotide sequence TGTTCAGACTGGACGGAAAAATTGCGCTGGTTACCGGCGCGTCGGGCGGAATCGGGCGCGAGATTGTCCGCGCGCTCCATGCGCAGGGGGCGACGGTGGTGCTGTCGGGCACCCGGCTGGCAGTGCTGGAGGAAGTCGCGGCCAGCGTGGGCGCGCAGGGCGGGGCCGAGCGGCTGCATGTCTGCCCCGCCGACCTGTCCGATGCCGCCGCCGCCGATGTGCTGGTCGCCAGCGCGGAGGAAAAGGCGGGCGCGCCGCTGGCCATTCTGGTCAACAATGCGGGGCTGACGCGCGACACGCTTGCGATTCGGATGAAGGACGACGACTGGAACCGCGTGCTGGACGTCGATCTGGCGGCACCCTTCCGCCTGTGTCGCGCCGTGCTCAAGGGCATGCTGCGCCGCAGGGCGGGGCGGATCGTCAACATCGCCTCCGTCGTGGGGGTGACGGGCAATGCCGGGCAGGCCAATTACGCCGCCGCCAAGGCCGGCATGATCGGGATGGGCAAGTCCCTGGCGCAGGAAGCGGGCGCGCGCGGCGTGACCGTGAACACCGTCGCCCCCGGCTTCATCCAGACCGCCATGACCGACGTCCTGCCTGATGCGCAGAAGGAAAAGCTGATCGGCGCCATCCCGCTTGGCCGCATGGGCCAGCCGGGCGATATCGCCCCCGCCGTGGTTTATCTCGCATCCGATGAGGCGGCGTGGGTCACGGGCGCCACCCTGCACGTCAATGGCGGCATGGCGATGCCCTGACGGATGTGATATTTTGCTGGACAGCAGGCCGGAAGTGACAAAAAAGATAGGCCTGACAGCCCGGCTGTCCCCTTAAATTCGGGGCGAACGGACACGAAATGCAATCGCTGCCTTGGCGATGGCATCAAAACCGTGCTAATCGCCCGCAGCTTCGTCCGAAGCAGGCCGGTGTGCAACGCCGGTGCGCAGGGACGTTACACGACGAACACGTTTCGAACCGCCCGTTCTTTCAGGGGCAGACAGGAAGCAGAGACAGATGAGCGAAATCGCCGATAAGGTTAAGAAGATCGTAGTCGAGCACCTTGGTGTGGACGAAAGCAAGGTCACCCCGGATGCGTCTTTCATCGACGACCTGGGCGCGGACAGCCTGGACACGGTTGAACTGGTCATGGCTTTCGAGGAAGCTTTCAGCGTCGAAATCCCTGAGGACGCCGCCGAGAAGATCACGACCGTGAAGGACGCGATCGACTATATCGAGAAGCAGAAAGCGGCCTGATCGGCCTTCAGCCGATCACGTTTTTATACGAATTCAGTCAGGTATCGTTACTTTCAGGGAGCAGGACGGGTTGATGCAGTCTACCGGATTGACGTCTGGACAGCGGCGCGTTGTCGTAACCGGTATGGGCATGGTCAGCCCTCTCGGACTGGGTGTTGAGCGTAACTGGTCACGTCTCGTGGCCGGGGAAAATGGCTTCGGCCGTATTTCCGCGTTCGATGCGTCCGACCTGCCGGCACAGGTCGCGGGCGAAGTGCCCGAAGGGCCGACGGGAAGTGGCGGCCTGACCCTTTCGGACTGGGTGCCGGTCAAGGACCAGAAAAAGATGGACCGCTTTATCCATCTTGGTCTCGTGGCGGCGACCGAAGCGGTCGAGGATTCGGGCTGGAAGCCGGAATCGGAGGAAGATCGCTGCCGCACCGGCGTCATGATCGGTGCGGGTATCGGCGGCCTCCAGACAATTTACGAGGCATCCGTGACGGTAAAGGAAGGCCGGGCCCGCCGCCTGTCGCCTTTCTTCATCCCGTCCGCCCTGATCAATCTCGTATCCGGGCATGTCTCCATCAAATACGGTTTCAAGGGGCCGAACCATTCGGTCGTCACGGCCTGCGCCACGGGCGTGCACGCCATTGGCGACGCCGCGCGCATGATCATGCTGGGCGATGCGGAGGTTATGGTCGCCGGTGGGGCCGAGGCCGCGGTCTGCCCGCTGGGTATCGCCGGGTTCTGCTCCGCCAAGGCTCTTTCCACCCATTTCAACGACACGCCGGAAAAGGCGTCCCGTCCATGGGACAGGGATCGCGACGGCTTCGTGATGGGTGAAGGCTCCGGCATCGTGGT carries:
- a CDS encoding acyl carrier protein, producing the protein MSEIADKVKKIVVEHLGVDESKVTPDASFIDDLGADSLDTVELVMAFEEAFSVEIPEDAAEKITTVKDAIDYIEKQKAA
- the fabG gene encoding 3-oxoacyl-[acyl-carrier-protein] reductase, whose translation is MFRLDGKIALVTGASGGIGREIVRALHAQGATVVLSGTRLAVLEEVAASVGAQGGAERLHVCPADLSDAAAADVLVASAEEKAGAPLAILVNNAGLTRDTLAIRMKDDDWNRVLDVDLAAPFRLCRAVLKGMLRRRAGRIVNIASVVGVTGNAGQANYAAAKAGMIGMGKSLAQEAGARGVTVNTVAPGFIQTAMTDVLPDAQKEKLIGAIPLGRMGQPGDIAPAVVYLASDEAAWVTGATLHVNGGMAMP
- the fabF gene encoding beta-ketoacyl-ACP synthase II — translated: MQSTGLTSGQRRVVVTGMGMVSPLGLGVERNWSRLVAGENGFGRISAFDASDLPAQVAGEVPEGPTGSGGLTLSDWVPVKDQKKMDRFIHLGLVAATEAVEDSGWKPESEEDRCRTGVMIGAGIGGLQTIYEASVTVKEGRARRLSPFFIPSALINLVSGHVSIKYGFKGPNHSVVTACATGVHAIGDAARMIMLGDAEVMVAGGAEAAVCPLGIAGFCSAKALSTHFNDTPEKASRPWDRDRDGFVMGEGSGIVVLEEYEHAKARGAKIYAEVIGYGMSGDAHHITAPAPGHEGAYRAMQNALRSAGLTTADIQYVNAHGTSTMADDLELEAVERLFGDDARGLAMSSTKSATGHLLGAAGAIEAIYSILAIRDNVAPPTLNLDNPSRESVIDRIAHTAQERRIDTILSNSFGFGGTNASVILRGV